One region of Eupeodes corollae chromosome 1, idEupCoro1.1, whole genome shotgun sequence genomic DNA includes:
- the LOC129938753 gene encoding biogenesis of lysosome-related organelles complex 1 subunit 3, with protein sequence MSLLVLGEASESEEETIVDRPIVYARAVLGEAAESDEDVYDKNDNKTSTESNQRTINHNEFFHKKLVESNIALWKSLNALIRNVVLSASKQLLSADQLLIKSQVSMQSALSSVKVSQTNVKQLKEKTEDILTANFIPEINIK encoded by the exons ATGTCTCTCCTTGTTTTGGGGGAAGCTTCAGAATCTGAAGAAGAAACCATTGTCGATAGG CCCATTGTCTACGCGAGAGCTGTTCTGGGGGAAGCTGCTGAATCTGATGAAG ATGTCTATGATAAGAACGATAACAAGACATCTACGGAATCCAACCAGCGAACAATCAACCACAATGAATTCTTCCACAAAAAGCTAG TTGAGTCAAACATAGCTCTGTGGAAAAGTCTCAATGCTCTCATCCGAAACGTAGTTCTCTCTGCCTCCAAGCAACTCTTAAGTGCGGACCAACTCCTCATCAAGTCTCAGGTTTCTATGCAATCGGCCCTTAGTTCTGTCAAGGTCAGTCAAACGAATGTCAAGCAATTGAAGGAAAAGACAGAGGATATTCTCACGGCGAACTTTATTCccgaaataaatattaaataa